TGTTCCATTCCTTGGTTTCTGATTTTGTTTGTCTGTTGTTGCATTATCTGAACACATTTAAGAGGACTTGGAGAACCCTGTTCTCTCTCATAaacttggaaaaaattaaaaacttttattgttaaaaactgtaattttaatttaatgaatgatGATGGAGACTGTcatattcatattaaataattatgtgtaCATTCGGGTTAGCTTTTACTACTTAGACGGTTGATGTTATTATTTATGGAATAAATCAAAACTCCTTGTTCAGTTTTGTGTACTGTCTCATCTCATTTGTCAGCTGAAGGTTTTAAGTAAAATTCTAAAAAGTTACATCTGATGCAGTTACAGTTAAAAATTACTAATTGTATAGTTGTACTAGTTATGTAGTTTATCACATTTTGCAGTGCGCTAATAATTCTTTAGTACCAATATGTAGTAGTCACATTTTTCAGTGTGCTAATAATACCTTGGTATCAATTAgaataaaagtaattaatatgACCACACCTATATAATTATTACAGTTCTCATAAATTAAATGGGAGATGTATGCGTAGCATTACATCTGAGTGTAccaatttttcaaatataaatacatctatATCGTACAAATTGTTTTGAATGAATCCTGATATTTTGTAATTTCTATGAAATTCCAAAGTatgcaaaaaaattttagtttttcccAGCATTTCGTTTAAGCTGGTTATTAACTTAGTAAAGTTCTGTTGGGTTGGGTTTTATGGTATTCACTCCTACAATCTTGAATATTGCCATCTAGTATTGTGCATTAGAGTtgataaaaaaaaggtattaaaacaaagtaaaacattatttagtttgtttgtggtttttttaaattctgttaaaAGTTGCTAAAATTTCTCCTTGAACATGTAGTCAATTTAGATACTAATTTACCAATTCAATATTTCATctataagttaaatttaaattttctgcttTGGACAATGGTCAGCAAAATTAGAATGGCTTTCATTTTACACACTTTGAAGATAAACTGTGATAATCCTTGGGAAAATGTAGaatttatatctttgaatgtttttaatgatCCTTTTCCAAAGTATTAATTTGTTCTATACATGTTTATTCGGGTTTCATGATTCAGTTGTGGTAACCTGCATATTTCTTAGCCTTTTCCTATCGTAACTGCTTTGATAATCAAGATCTATTTTTGAGTAAAGGTAAAGCAGAATAAGGTATTTATTCATTCTCTCTGGGAATGGCTTTTTAAATAAAGTAAGTGTATAGAGCATACTACCTATCATAGCAACTTATTTAGGGTGTGGTGTGTGTTCATTCTGTTAAATAGTTTTGGAGTAATTCATGCAGAAACTAAAGGGTTTTCCTCCTTGGAAATTATCTTATCTAgatgaaaataaaatagttttaaattttagttcACAACATACTTTATTATCATgctaatttttattcaaaaccatTGAATAGGTTTTGCGGTTTGCTGGAACTAATTTTCAGACAGACAAAAAAATTGTGGAATTATCTGTTTGCCTTTTTATCACTTTTTGTTACCAAATCTTCCATTATTTTAAGAATGTATTCCATGTACAGATACAGTTTCATTATAGATTTATTGTATTTATAGAGTATAGGCATAGTACAATTTTGTCAATTGAATCATTCGTATAAGGTTACAGTTGCTGTACGTCAAGTAcagaagtttaaaaattattagattcaaaacaaaatgtttaaatttttctaGCTTTCCTTAACCTGCATAGAATCACTCAGCAGTGTAATATAAACCAATTTAGTTCATTGAATACAAAAACCTAATGTACTGTctaattggttaaaaaaaaaatgtttttagactgcaaaattttaattttagaaaaaaaaaatatattgagtcTAATAATTTTTACACCTTCTAGGATGATCATAAATCAATTACAATTTTAACCATGCATAacattattgaaataattacaTACCTACATTATCTGTAATAGTTTAGGAGAAAAGGATGTTATGCACACAGTACGTGTATTCATGTGCAAACTTATGGCTCAATCTTACACACAAAAATTGTGGTTatatcattttcttgtcattactattatatAAAAAGCTTTTTCTGTATATTTGTCATGAAAACTTgtttttcattacaaatatttCCACCATATAGTTACAAAGTGTTATCTCACAGGGGTAAAAAGTCATCCAtgtgttaataattattaattaagatTAGTTGTGTCACATTTTACATCTTGCAAATAcattatgttttatttgtatctggtgaaaaaattatgcaaCCAAACATATTTTGATGAATGGTTCTCGAAAAAAgagtgacaagaaaatgaaataacgaaCGGAGCCGTGAGCGACGTCCAGCGGGCTCAGCGCTCGCCGGACGCTCTCCTGAGGTTGGCTTCCACCGCGACGCCGACGATGTCGTTCCCGAGGAAGAAGTCCGTGGCCACGACGTTGGCCTCGCGCCACCACAGGCGGCGGAACCAGGCGGTGACGTTGCGGTTGACGGAGTCGGCCATCTGGCGCAGGCTGCCCGACTGGCGGAACATGACGTCGACGGGCGTCGGCGTGAGCTCCGCCATGACGGCCCACAGCTCGGAGTTGGCTCGGTGGCCGGGCGACTTGCCCATGACCTGGCGCAGGTAAGTGCCGAGGTCGCTCGGCTCGTGCTGGTTGCCCCACACCTGGGTCAGGGGTGGCCACAGCCAGGCCGATTCTGAGAACAAGGACAGTTCAGACCCTGCTAGTCCAGACATCTGCTTCAGTTCATGGGTCTACTTATGCAATAGTATTAAAACTAGTATTAAGCTGTAGTAAagggtatttaaaataaaagttattaatttaattgaatatttgCATATATGCATATTTGGTTCATGTTCTCTAATATGCAAATAAGaatattaacacaaaaatatgaatatgtacagctttatttttaaaaaaatacgaatactatatttatattcataattgaaaatataactaaattccttaaaaaaaattttttttgcaaatacgtACATatgtacaaatacaaatataagcATCACTAATAGCCACCATTTATTCTTTATACAAACAAGTGGGGCATTGATATTTGAGAGATATCCTGAAATTATTTCTTTACATGTCTGAGCATTTGTAAACTTTGTTCCAAATTTTGTGTATCATCGCCGAGGATATTAAAGATCTTAGTACACCGTACAAGTGAGGAAAACTGGAGAAAGGACCAGCCCAGCATTTTAATTGTTGTGATTTTGGAAGACTGGGATACCAAAAGCAGGACGAACTGGAATCCAAACCCGAGTGAATGCAAGTCCAACCTTTTACCTTGCTCGATTTCAGAGGAGGTACAAAACTTTGGGAAATAAAACCCCCAATCACAAGATTAAAAAGCAGTTATGCTGACCATTGTGGTGCCAGGGATTATGTTTTTTTagtaaacaaacattattttgtagacCTTAAACACAGCCATATCAGCATTTTCAGGCTGCTTTATCTGTGAACAAATTAATTGAATGCATACAAATGAACCTGTATTGGACCTTGCAATAGTGTATTTGTGAGTCCTGTGGAGGTGAATCTAATCCTAAACATATCGGACGAAACAATTTGTAGGTCAGTGGGTTATCCAGCCAAGTCTTTGGCGACTATCGAGGAAAAAACTCATTGCTGTGTCATTTCTAATTTTTTGTTCAAATTTTACGTTCTACATGCTGTGAAATATTCCGAAGCAATTCACTTTGCCGATATTGTGTATACAAGTCAGTTATTTCTCTTATTGACTTGGACTTATCTATGAAGATAGAGTTCAATCATGGATTGATCCGTATATTGAGATTGAACGCTTGGAATGTgcattttgttttctttgttgaATTGGGGGATTTATGTATATTTGTAGGTGGTCACAGAATCGAGAAAAAATTAGTGTTGGCAATGAGAGCCTTTGTATTGTTTTCCTGAAGTGTCGGTCAGTGTAGGTCACTAGACTGTGGTTGTGCAATTTAACAAGATTGCACCAGTAGGACGGATTGTCTCTCTCCAACCAGCTAGTGTAGTCTAGACCTGCCAAGTAGATGTGGCTGGTTGAGTTGTTGACGGCTTGTCAGTTTGCGATGTCCAGTCTTCAATGAGCATTTGTATTGTTTTCCTGAAGTGCCAGTCAGTATAGGTCACTACACTGTGGTGGTGCATTTTAACAAGATTACACCAGTAGGACGGGTTGTCTCTCCCCAACCAGCCAGTGTAGTCTAGACCTGCCAAGTTGAGTTATTCGTTGAGTTGTTAACGGCTTGTCAGTTTGCGATGTCCAGTCTTCAATGAGCATTTGTATTGTTTTCCTGAAGTGTCGGTCAGTGTAGGTCACTAGACTGTGGTTGTGCATTTTAACAAGATTACACCAGTAGGACGGGTTGTCTCTCCCCAACCAGCCAGTGTAGTCTAGACCGGTCAAGTTGATGTGGCTCGTGGAGTTGTTGGCGGCTTGTCAGTTTGCGATGTCCAGTCTTCAATGAGAATTTGTATTGTTTTCCTGAAGTGTCAGTCAGTGTAGGTCACTAGACTGTGGTTgtgcattttaacaagattgcACCAGCAGGACGGGTTGTCTCTCCCCAACCAGCCAGTGTAGTCTAGACCGGTCAAGTTGATGTGGCTCGTTGAGTTGTTGGCGGCTTGTCATTTTGCGATGTCCAGTCTTCAATGAGAATTTGTATTGTTTTCCTGAAGTGTCAGTCAGTGTAGGTCACTAGACTGTGGTTgtgcattttaacaagattgcACCAGCAGGACGGGTTGTCTCTCCCCCAACCAGCCAGTGTAGTCTAGACCTGCCAAGTTGAGTTATTAACGTTGAGTTGTTGACGGCTTGTCAGTTTGCGATGTCCAGTCTTCAATGAGAATTTGTATTGTTTTCCTGAAGTGTCCAGTCAGTATAGGTCGCTTGACTGTGGTTgtgcattttaacaagattgcACCAGCAGGACGGGTTGTCTCTCCCCAACCAGCCAGTGTAGTCTAGACCGGCCAAGTTGATGTGGCTCGTTGAGTTGTCGGCGGCTTGTCGGTCTTCGCGCTCACCTTTAGCGACCTGGCGGTCGCCGTAGGCCACCACCAGCCGCCGGTCCTGGCTCCAGATCTGCTCAAGCGTGGCGGAGCGGAGGTCGGCGGAGGAGGGCAGCGCGTACGGCCCCAGCTCCTGCTTCAGCAGCGTGACGAGGCGGCGGTGGCGCCCCTGCCGCCCGTAGAAGCCGACCGGGAAGCGGTGAAGGTCGAGGATCACCACCTCCCGCTTGGTGGCCGTCAGGAAGCGCTTGATGTCGCGCAGCACGGGCAGCAGGGGCCCGATCCTGATGAGGTCGTGGTTTATCCAGAACCTGGGGTGGACACACAAGCATTTGAAGACAACGCTTGTGATGGTTTTCCACCAAAATTTAACTTAAGTTAGAGCTAAACTTCTTGTTGGTATTGAATCAGAGAATTTGGAATTGGTCAGGGAATTTGGGGAATTTACTTGCAATCCTGGAAAAGTCGTGGAAATTCTCCAATGATAGTAATTTGAAGGACAATGTGATGGTTCAATCTGCATTCAACCAGACTAAaagcaatttttgtttttttttttgaatgagtTTTCGTGAATAGTCATAAACACTATTATATTGGTGTATGCAAAGTTATATTTGAACTAAAGCAGCTGTGAGATTGGTGGaggttggatttttttaaattactttaaatattcttCATTGAGTTTTACATAAAACTTAAAtttgtatataaattatttagaaaTTATAGTCAGGGAAATTCATTATTTTGGTCATGGATCGTCAAGGagattttattacagatttgtgttgGACACCCTGTTAAGGGATACATGGAAGGTTTTAAAAATAGAATGGAGCTTTGACTCATTGGCCCACAGCAATGTCTGCCACGTTTTCCTTGTGAAGTGACTCCACGTCTGTCCATGCCAGGAGTCAAACCGGATCTTCTTGGTGGGAGACCAGTGGTCTAACAACTGAACCACTGTGGCTCCTAAAGGGACTTGAAGCTGGCCAATCAAGAGCCAGCGTGCCAAAGCAGCGAGAAGGTATTGCATTGACAATGACATATACTTGACTACCAAGGCATTGGCGTCTGTAATGAGGGATCGGCCAATTGGAGTGATCTTGTGGCACAATCAGCCAGGGTCGAGTGAGGATGTTAATGAAGCTGTCCCTGATGTCAGTAACAGCATTTTTGTCAGAATTTTCTCTTGACGCCTGCCCATTTGTTCGCGGTAAGCCAACTTTTAAGTGCTCATTTGAAAATGGCGTGCTTCATGCCCCATTGTACAAAATAATTTCCACTTATTCTGTTGTGTGTAACCAAGCACAAATTTACAAGGAGAGTGTACAAACCTACTGAATGAAGGAAAATATGTTTGCCACTTTTTTCTTCaacatgccatttttttttaccagtcaTTCCACAGCATGCACTATTCCGTTATTATTTATTGCTATTGAATCACTGGATACAATAACCCTATACTTCCACGTCCGTATGTTTAAAAAGAGATTTGTGTGTCTAGAGGTCCTCACGTGGCACCCTAACTCCCTCCTGCCTTATAAACTAGTACTTGTGTGCAACCACACGAAAGAGAGAaatccttaaaaattaaattcccgAGCAGTATCGTCTCTAAACGTGGAATGCAAGCGTGGTGGAAGCTCGAGAGACTGCACGCGACACACGTGCTCGCGGGGGGCAAGGACCTGTGGTCGGCACCGTGCGTCTTGTTGAGGAAGGGGTAGTAGGCGACGCG
This genomic window from Bacillus rossius redtenbacheri isolate Brsri chromosome 6, Brsri_v3, whole genome shotgun sequence contains:
- the LOC134532760 gene encoding PI-PLC X domain-containing protein 1-like — translated: MSTGVQMVGALLIGFTPLLAFTHKLVGGTEDCGRVFITVSSLWRPAPHGRGLVDRELELNWDASGCPPQAVPDSIALFGAHPHSNTHPERPEPLVRVDTKDLPEGFYKTNVSLGLPKYPGGWNKEDADSARADGDHCFPFWVASFRNNSLLQSACFKIRPTWMGDNREVLGSATLTSLFIPGTHNSASHHQGPTLTRRDTLARYLLTQDTDVWGQLVHGVRYLDLRVAYYPFLNKTHGADHRFWINHDLIRIGPLLPVLRDIKRFLTATKREVVILDLHRFPVGFYGRQGRHRRLVTLLKQELGPYALPSSADLRSATLEQIWSQDRRLVVAYGDRQVAKESAWLWPPLTQVWGNQHEPSDLGTYLRQVMGKSPGHRANSELWAVMAELTPTPVDVMFRQSGSLRQMADSVNRNVTAWFRRLWWREANVVATDFFLGNDIVGVAVEANLRRASGER